Proteins encoded by one window of Musa acuminata AAA Group cultivar baxijiao chromosome BXJ2-9, Cavendish_Baxijiao_AAA, whole genome shotgun sequence:
- the LOC103998015 gene encoding U-box domain-containing protein 10 encodes MAAPEIRTTAEAMLTLVQEVAAMGPVLAAASAPSSLGASCLRLSRKISLLSHFLEEIWDFAARSDDATPSLPPSEAACSSSSPSPPVDVTSCLADLLMALEAAKKCLLLGRRPRQDNASSDLVEKNIDIQFQYVTWQLEKVLGKIPYENFGISDEVQEQVELIRAQLRRATVKSGTTNLKVFSEIYDMLSQTCGKELKLQRTSSSPELHIDDTVDGDHDFKDIVMLVAEVNGKSNHDMDNITSDITAGLNKARIADSFISVVNDDNQINLTSQMLEVFKRPVPLEIPEDFRCPISLELMKDPVIVSTGQTYERAYIQKWIDCGNRTCPKTQQKLQNLTLTPNYVLRSLIMQWCELHKVEQPHKTVSGWIRKSDGAFHEFTADRVAIDVLVCNISSRSLEDQRSAAAELRSLAKRSTDNRILIAEAGAIPVLVKLLSADDHKIQEHAVTALLNLSIYEHNKELIVLAGAIGPIIQVLRGGSMEARENAAAAIFSLSLIDDNKITIGSAPGAFDALIELLYSGSHRGKKDAATALFNLCIYQGNKARAIRAGILSPLLKMLQEPLSNGMIDEALTILSVLVSHQEGKMAIARANTIPLLIDLLRTGQPRNKENAAAILLALCKKDNENLACIGRLGALIPLTELAKSGTDRAKRKATSLLEHLCKLQML; translated from the exons ATGGCCGCACCGGAGATCCGGACGACGGCGGAGGCGATGCTTACGCTTGTCCAAGAAGTCGCCGCTATGGGCCCCGtcctcgccgccgcctccgctCCGAGCTCGCTCGGCGCCAGCTGCCTCCGCCTCTCCAGGAAGATCtccctcctctcccacttcctcgAGGAGATCTGGGACTTCGCCGCCAGATCCGACGACGCTACGCCGTCGCTGCCTCCCTCGGAGGCggcctgctcctcctcctccccctccccgccGGTGGACGTCACGTCTTGCTTGGCTGATCTCTTGATGGCGCTTGAAGCGGCCAAGAAGTGTCTTCTGCTTGGCCGCCGGCCGAGGCAGGACAATGCCTCCTCT GATTTGGTAGAAAAGAACATTGATATCCAGTTCCAGTATGTGACATGGCAGCTAGAGAAGGTTCTTGGGAAGATTCCATATGAAAACTTTGGCATATCTGATGAAGTCCAAGAACAG GTTGAGCTGATACGTGCTCAGCTAAGAAGAGCAACTGTGAAAAGTGGAACTACAAATCTGAAAGTATTTTCAGAGATATATGATatgctgtcacaaacatgtggtaAAGAACTCAAACTGCAAAGGACAAGCAGCTCTCCGGAACTTCATATTGATGACACAGTTGATGGTGATCATGATTTCAAAGACATAGTTATGCTGGTTGCAGAAGTTAATGGAAAGTCTAACCATGATATGGATAATATAACATCGGATATAACAGCAGGACTTAATAAGGCCAGGATAGCTGATTCCTTCATATCTGTTGTTAATGATGATAATCAAATTAACTTAACCTCGCAGATGCTGGAGGTATTTAAGAGACCTGTCCCTTTGGAGATTCCTGAGGATTTCCGATGCCCAATTTCCCTGGAACTAATGAAGGATCCTGTTATAGTTTCCACAGGGCAG ACTTATGAGCGAGCTTATATACAAAAATGGATAGATTGCGGCAACAGAACATGTCCAAAGACCCAGCAAAAACTTCAAAATCTTACACTGACCCCTAACTATGTTTTGAGAAGTCTAATCATGCAGTGGTGTGAACTTCATAAGGTTGAGCAGCCACACAAAACAGTGAGTGGATGGATAAGGAAGAGTGATGGAGCTTTTCATGAATTTACAGCGGATAGAGTTGCTATTGATGTGTTGGTGTGCAATATCTCAAGTAGGTCTTTGGAGGATCAGAGGTCTGCTGCTGCTGAACTAAGGTCCCTGGCAAAAAGGAGCACAGACAACCGGATTCTGATAGCAGAGGCCGGAGCAATTCCTGTTCTTGTGAAACTGCTATCAGCTGATGACCATAAAATCCAAGAACATGCAGTGACAGCACTACTGAACCTTTCTATTTATGAACATAACAAGGAATTAATAGTACTGGCTGGTGCCATTGGTCCAATCATTCAAGTGCTCAGAGGTGGAAGCATGGAAGCAAGAGAAAATGCAGCAGCTGCCATTTTTAGCTTATCACTTATTGATGACAATAAGATAACAATTGGAAGTGCACCAGGAGCTTTTGATGCATTGATCGAGTTACTGTATAGTGGGAGTCACAGGGGAAAGAAAGATGCTGCGACAGCCTTGTTCAACTTGTGCATATATCAAGGAAACAAAGCCCGTGCTATTCGAGCTGGAATTCTGTCACCTTTGCTGAAGATGCTTCAGGAACCATTGAGCAATGGCATGATAGATGAAGCACTAACCATTTTATCAGTTCTTGTGAGCCATCAAGAAGGAAAGATGGCAATAGCCAGGGCCAACACTATCCCACTTCTGATTGACCTGCTAAGGACTGGCCAACCTCGCAATAAGGAGAATGCAGCAGCTATACTACTTGCACTTTGCAAGAAAGATAATGAGAATTTGGCATGCATTGGGAGATTAGGTGCCCTTATACCGCTGACCGAGCTCGCAAAGAGTGGTACGGACCGAGCTAAGCGCAAGGCCACTTCTCTCTTGGAGCATCTTTGTAAGTTGCAAATGCTATAG
- the LOC135585892 gene encoding uncharacterized protein At1g66480-like, which yields MPTTCSTLFIPPPLFPLGSLPQPHCVHHRREKMGNSLGGKKKMVKVMKVDGTTVKLKPPAQATQALRDHPGHTLLDAEEVKRLGLRARPLDPDAALKPGKLYFMVELPRLPDHRAPRRASSGALRVSAKERLESLRLARRSMSDLAIATPAPPSVEAEEAMDGTVRLKMRLPKAQVQRLMRESKDATDAAQKIMHLCAGKDGSGPSPSPEPTTSTVDARRKEKRTRFLAVT from the exons ATGCCCACCACCTGCTCGACCCTTTTTATTCcccctcctctgtttccacttggCTCACTTCCGCAACCCCATTGCGTGCATCATAGGAGAGAAAAGATGGGCAACAGTTTGGGTGGGAAGAAAAAGATGGTTAAGGTGATGAAGGTGGACGGCACCACGGTGAAGCTGAAGCCACCGGCGCAGGCCACGCAGGCGCTGCGGGACCATCCGGGCCACACCCTCCTCGACGCCGAGGAGGTGAAGCGCCTCGGGCTGCGGGCACGGCCGCTGGACCCGGACGCGGCCCTCAAGCCGGGAAAGCTCTACTTCATGGTGGAGCTCCCCCGGCTGCCGGACCACCGCGCCCCCCGCAGGGCCTCGTCCGGGGCGCTCCGCGTGAGCGCCAAGGAGCGGCTGGAGAGCCTCCGGCTCGCCCGCCGCTCCATGTCGGACCTCGCCATCGCGACCCCGGCGCCGCCCTCGGTCGAGGCCGAGGAGGCCATGGACGGAACCGTCCGCCTCAAGATGAGACTGCCCAAGGCGCAGGTGCAGAGGCTCATGCGGGAGAGCAAGGACGCCACCGACGCCGCGCAGAAGATCATGCATCTTTGTGCTGGAAAAGATGGCAGTGGCCCCTCGCCCTCGCCGGAGCCAACAACGTCAACTGTGGACGCCAGACGCAAGGAG AAGAGAACGAGGTTTCTTGCTGTCACATAG
- the LOC135623098 gene encoding plant UBX domain-containing protein 2-like: MDDMKDKMKGLLKKVNNPFSSSSSSKFKGQGHVLGSGTPPSSSSSSLSHPRPSNPPPRSPPSRRTPSPSASSAEFDPFDPLISSGRQVKNGPSVPAPFACPVCTRPFPTEADVSAHLDVCLAHDASAAPDPAMADSSDVAARVSAFVSSGPPQGAVEVVLKLLGNVAREPQNEKFRRIRMGNPKIKEAVGARGGVELLESVGFRLGEEEGEVWATMEAPSEEQIAVIKEATTLLESWKSEGSVPVVVSDVKTQRSIEPKKIDRQVKVFFPVPESEAARIDLPDSFYNLSSTELKREADLRKKRLADSQLLIPKSYREKQAMAAKRKYKRAVVRVQFPDGVLLQGVFLPWEPTTALYEFVSSALKDPSLEFELLRPAVPKLRVVPFAKPGARATTLEEEDLVPSALVKFKPTETDSMVFTGLTNELLEASEPLNSTAALS; the protein is encoded by the exons ATGGATGACATGAAGGACAAGATGAAGGGGTTGCTGAAGAAGGTGAAcaatcccttctcctcctcctcctcctccaagttCAAGGGTCAAGGCCATGTCTTAGGCTCCGgcactcctccctcctcctcctcctcctctttgtcTCACCCCAGACCTTCCAATCCGCCTCCCCGATCCCCTCCCTCCCGCCGCACCCCGTCTCCCTCTGCCTCCTCCGCCGAGTTCGACCCCTTCGATCCCCTCATCTCCTCCGGTAGGCAGGTCAAGAACGGCCCCTCGGTCCCCGCCCCCTTCGCCTGCCCCGTATGCACCCGCCCCTTCCCCACCGAGGCCGACGTCTCCGCCCACCTCGACGTCTGCCTCGCCCACGACGCCTCCGCCGCCCCCGATCCCGCGATGGCCGACAGCAGCGACGTGGCCGCTCGGGTCTCTGCGTTCGTCTCCTCGGGGCCCCCGCAGGGAGCGGTGGAGGTGGTGCTGAAGTTGCTGGGAAACGTGGCAAGGGAGCCCCAGAACGAGAAGTTCCGGCGGATACGGATGGGGAACCCGAAGATCAAGGAGGCCGTGGGCGCCAGGGGAGGGGTGGAGCTGCTGGAGTCCGTGGGGTTTAGGTTAGGGGAGGAGGAGGGCGAGGTTTGGGCCACTATGGAGGCCCCGTCCGAGGAGCAGATTGCGGTGATTAAAGAAGCAACGACACTGTTGGAGAGTTGGAAGTCAGAGGGTTCTGTTCCGGTGGTAGTATCCGATGTGAAAACTCAGAGATCAATTGAGCCGAAGAAGATTGATAGGCAG GTTAAAGTTTTCTTTCCTGTTCCTGAAAGTGAAGCAGCAAGGATTGACCTTCCAGATTCTTTCTATAATCTATCTTCCACTGAGCTAAAGAgagaagctgatctaaggaagaaAAGGTTGGCAGATTCTCAGCTATTAATTCCCAAATCATATCGGGAGAAGCAGGCCATGGCTGCTAAGCGTaagtataaaagggcagttgttaGAGTTCAGTTTCCAGATGGAGTGCTTCTTCAAGGTGTATTTCTTCCTTGGGAGCCTACTACAGCACTTTACGAG TTTGTCAGCTCTGCTCTAAAGGACCCCAGTTTAGAGTTTGAGCTCCTACGGCCGGCAGTACCTAAGCTACGAGTGGTTCCTTTCGCAAAACCAGGAGCCCGGGCAACAACACTGGAGGAGGAAGATTTGGTCCCTTCAGCACTTGTCAAGTTCAAGCCAACAGAGACAGATTCCATGGTCTTCACAGGCCTAACCAATGAACTCCTCGAAGCCAGTGAACCACTAAATAGTACAGCAGCTTTGTCCTAA
- the LOC135623100 gene encoding protein TIFY 6b-like: MERDFLGIYGRETSEEPDLLRGSAVKWPFSNKVSAMHQFMFYKSSQEEQPRNHVFDKNSSFRFQCISALDAFKANQKTPHALAAQKCSSVDRQGFSQYPMQAYQAQNTDSFDAMHHQLNEAKTFPLASHHSSPFFKVQHAHGGPNITVTNTEQQTFRRGAAVNTPVGGPLVGAFASRNAPQPTYMTAQLTIFYAGCVNVYNDVPLDKAQAIMLLAGKESNATSNAMNPRPEVPATATVPIKMAGPNDLSLKQTSIPKPFCVTSTHSGLSSPISIASHTVGSSGNGSSTNDDTTGPKASNPLVPTNRKNVTKTLSAALGSETVETSTPKAVPQARKASLARFLEKRKERMTSVMPYSCSKISPENGSGFESCNVSSISSSADLNLSSNREDSWFVAHPKGSMDSGESLSSK, from the exons ATGGAGAGGGATTTCTTGGGAATCTACGGGAGGGAAACCAGCGAGGAGCCGG ATCTTTTACGAGGTTCGGCGGTAAAGTGGCCTTTCTCGAATAAGGTCTCTGCCATGCATCAATTCATGTTCTACAAGTCCTCCCAAGAGGAGCAaccaagaaatcatgtcttcgacAAGAACTCATCATTTAGATTTCAGTGCATATCAGCCTTGGATGCCTTTAAGGCCAATCAGAAAACCCCCCATGCATTAGCAGCTCAG AaatgctcgagtgttgataggcaAGGCTTCAGCCAATATCCCATGCAGGCATATCAAGCTCAGAACACTGACTCCTTTGATGCTATGCATCACCAATTAAATGAGGCTAAAACATTTCCATTGGCCTCACATCACAGCAGTCCTTTCTTCAAGGTTCAGCATGCCCATGGTGGTCCTAATATAACAGTCACCAACACTGAGCAGCAAACTTTTAGACGTGGAGCTGCAGTTAACACCCCTGTTGGTGGACCTCTTGTTGGAGCCTTTGCTTCAAG GAATGCGCCCCAACCCACTTATATGACTGCTCAGCTAACTATTTTTTATGCGGGTTGTGTGAACGTGTATAATGATGTTCCATTGGATAAG GCTCAAGCAATTATGTTGTTGGCGGGTAAAGAATCTAATGCAACTTCAAATGCAATGAATCCTAGACCTGAAGTACCAGCCACAGCCACAGTGCCAATCAAAATGGCAGGACCCAATGATTTAAGTTTAAAGCAGACCTCCATCCCTAAACCATTTTGCGTGACATCAACCCATTCGGGTCTCTCAAGCCCGATTTCAATTGCATCTCACACAGTGGGTAGCTCAGGGAATGGTTCAAGCACCAATGATGATACAACAGGGCCTAAAGCTAGTAATCCACTGGTCCCAACAAACCGGAAAAATGTCACCAAAACTTTGTCTGCTGCTTTAGGCTCAGAAACCGTGGAAACTAGCACTCCTAAAG CTGTACCTCAAGCTCGGAAGGCATCACTGGCACGATTCCTCGAAAAGCGCAAGGAGAG GATGACCAGTGTCATGCCCTATTCTTGTTCAAAGATAAGCCCAGAGAATGGTAGTGGATTTGAGAGTTGCAATGTGTCAAGCATATCTTCATCAGCTGATCTCAATCTTTCAAGCAATCGAGAGGACTCTTGGTTTGTGGCACATCCGAAGGGCAGCATGGATAGTGGGGAGTCCCTAAGCAGTAAGTGA
- the LOC103998156 gene encoding transcription factor MYB20-like, producing the protein MGRKPCCEKVGLKKGLWTAEEDRKLVNFMLNHGKCCWRAVPELAGLLRCGKSCRLRWTNYLRPDLRRGLLSDAEEKLVIDLHSQLGNRWSKIASHLPGRTDNEIKNLWNTHIKKKLRKIGTDPLTHMPIIPSANEQTHQQPKQQRRHVDAWSNGDQKAEEATSKYCFEVDEAPEAEEKSAVSTSDRAPDIADASLSSCPEFCTDEVPIIQPHEILIPCGSSSSSSSSSSSCSSTGSSAKAGPIEPPSFMELPESTYLWGVDDLTVWSSIHGEELWKHDLF; encoded by the exons ATGGGGAGGAAGCCATGCTGTGAGAAGGTGGGGTTGAAGAAGGGGCTTTGGACAGCTGAGGAGGACAGGAAGCTCGTCAACTTCATGCTCAACCATGGGAAATGCTGCTGGAGAGCTGTGCCCGAGCTTGCAG GACTGCTGAGGTGTGGAAAGAGTTGCAGGCTAAGGTGGACAAACTATCTCAGGCCTGACCTGAGGAGGGGATTGCTATCGGACGCCGAGGAGAAGCTAGTCATCGACCTCCACTCTCAGCTCGGCAACAG ATGGTCGAAGATTGCATCTCATCTCCCCGGTAGAACAGATAATGAAATAAAGAACCTGTGGAACACCCACATCAAGAAAAAGTTGAGGAAGATAGGCACCGATCCCCTGACTCACATGCCCATCATCCCTTCAGCCAACGAGCAGACCCACCAGCAGCCGAAGCAGCAACGGCGACACGTGGATGCTTGGTCTAATGGAGATCAGAAAGCCGAGGAGGCCACCTCAAAGTATTGTTTTGAGGTAGATGAAGCACCGGAAGCAGAAGAGAAGAGCGCAGTGAGCACGTCCGATCGTGCACCTGACATTGCTGATGCATCCCTTAGCAGCTGCCCCGAATTCTGCACTGATGAGGTGCCAATAATACAACCGCATGAGATACTGATCCCCTgtggttcttcttcttcgtcttcatcctcatcatcatcatgctccTCCACCGGTTCATCAGCAAAAGCTGGGCCGATCGAACCTCCTTCATTCATGGAGTTGCCAGAATCCACGTATCTCTGGGGTGTGGATGACTTAACTGTATGGTCTTCCATTCATGGAGAGGAGCTATGGAAACATGACCTCTTCTGA